In Candidatus Obscuribacterales bacterium, the following proteins share a genomic window:
- a CDS encoding DUF5684 domain-containing protein — MNDFITFILFVAFYAYISYSLQTICDRLRVENSWLAWVPIANAYVMCLAADKPGWWVILFFIPFVNVVVGILVWVEICKKLGKSPWLLLLFLVPLLNLALIGYLAFS; from the coding sequence ATGAACGACTTCATTACGTTTATTCTCTTTGTTGCATTCTATGCTTACATTTCCTACTCCCTTCAAACCATCTGCGATCGCTTAAGAGTTGAAAACTCTTGGTTGGCATGGGTTCCTATCGCCAATGCCTATGTCATGTGCTTAGCTGCGGATAAACCTGGCTGGTGGGTGATATTATTCTTCATTCCGTTTGTGAATGTTGTTGTCGGTATTCTTGTTTGGGTTGAGATCTGTAAAAAGCTTGGGAAATCACCTTGGCTACTTCTGCTATTTTTAGTGCCGCTGCTCAACTTAGCACTCATTGGTTATCTCGCCTTTAGCTAG